One window of Thermoplasmatales archaeon genomic DNA carries:
- a CDS encoding thermopsin family protease produces MKKVIVILLSLVFVAMAFAVLTPVSHSQDAKTVATSPDISAVPLKNTIMSELSARGIPAKYASLPNLNVPAKFHDGLVSPSYTSSPAPMGIGYYGTENVSGHMISMNTTTSSVMASINVYNFSDFYLLNDGPQSVTFQLNSVLNNVTLFGNSSYTFWTQNVVFYSARVHQLTFLDNIWNFSSPAIYMSPNALYSYNGNLVSPVYYFDVGPTINVTYPFHLSLYLNSSVVDNRTAMFFNYSVTTGGKSMSGSYDQVLFNSTYGMPASYSAPSPKYLASGTQITPTGYIPYDFEIMVGGPGGGSTSSLYSLNATMNLMYKSGTSYVNVPSAYDVGSETGETSEGVSVSWIGSTAHLSAGPSLVYGMWNISTVSSMTTFTGSIAPSNAFAFVSPAPFNVSMAAWLPLSSSGSYDFSLPSGSYAVEVLMSDYSPVNMTLGSSMSISLVRDNAMGIYAPLFAMNNNQIKNISLKGTGTTSNPYVIDNVQNMPINPIFGEFNDFGFPVFYGLLLMNTNAHVLIEHMPSLLINYTDSAYSGLLAFYQVPKYNYLNYEFYNTSNVSMWQNYHISGWFTYEQSGFPVANIVVWNSTSVLVGSNAMSVMDSGLLVYGSPNVTIWGNYILESSEVFVNSTFYAHTNIWGAPLGIAEYSSGDVIYNNFFAVQFNAYSPNSSIYNGLPAVYMNAWNITKQSASVVHMFNGFALSGSIIGTSYQGGNFWWNFNGTAPYNNYGLIYYGGDYAPLFY; encoded by the coding sequence ATGAAAAAAGTAATTGTAATTTTACTGAGTTTGGTATTTGTTGCAATGGCTTTTGCAGTTTTAACCCCTGTATCCCATTCACAGGATGCAAAAACCGTCGCAACTAGCCCGGATATTTCTGCTGTGCCACTCAAGAACACGATAATGAGTGAACTGAGCGCCAGGGGAATACCGGCAAAGTATGCAAGTCTTCCGAATCTTAATGTCCCGGCTAAGTTCCACGATGGCTTGGTCTCTCCTTCCTATACTTCGTCTCCAGCTCCCATGGGTATAGGCTACTACGGGACGGAGAATGTTTCTGGGCACATGATTTCTATGAACACCACAACGAGCAGCGTTATGGCTTCTATAAACGTTTATAACTTCTCAGACTTCTATCTCCTGAACGATGGTCCGCAAAGCGTCACTTTTCAGCTTAACTCCGTTCTGAACAATGTCACGCTCTTCGGAAACAGCAGTTACACATTCTGGACTCAGAACGTTGTCTTTTATTCCGCGAGAGTTCACCAGCTGACGTTCCTGGACAACATATGGAACTTCTCCAGTCCCGCGATATATATGAGCCCCAATGCACTCTATTCATACAACGGTAACCTCGTCTCTCCTGTTTATTATTTTGATGTAGGCCCAACAATCAATGTGACCTATCCTTTCCATCTATCCCTTTACCTTAATTCTTCCGTTGTTGACAACAGGACAGCAATGTTTTTCAATTACTCCGTAACGACCGGCGGCAAGTCCATGTCGGGGAGTTACGATCAGGTTCTGTTCAATTCAACCTACGGCATGCCTGCCAGCTATTCCGCACCGAGTCCGAAGTATCTCGCCAGTGGGACACAGATAACCCCGACAGGTTACATTCCATATGATTTTGAGATCATGGTTGGTGGCCCGGGAGGTGGAAGCACTTCATCCCTATACTCGCTCAATGCGACTATGAACTTGATGTATAAGAGCGGAACAAGCTACGTTAACGTTCCGTCTGCTTACGATGTGGGTTCTGAAACAGGTGAGACCTCTGAAGGAGTCTCTGTTTCCTGGATTGGTTCGACAGCCCATCTTTCAGCCGGTCCCTCTTTGGTTTACGGTATGTGGAACATCTCTACCGTTTCGTCCATGACAACGTTCACAGGCAGCATCGCACCTTCCAACGCCTTCGCCTTTGTGAGTCCTGCACCTTTTAACGTATCAATGGCAGCCTGGTTGCCGCTTTCAAGCAGTGGTTCATATGATTTTTCACTTCCCAGCGGCTCTTACGCCGTTGAGGTTCTAATGAGCGATTATTCTCCGGTGAATATGACCCTTGGGTCTTCCATGAGTATCTCACTCGTGAGGGACAACGCAATGGGCATTTATGCACCACTTTTCGCAATGAATAACAACCAGATCAAGAACATTTCTCTCAAGGGAACTGGAACGACTTCAAATCCATATGTCATCGACAATGTACAGAATATGCCTATAAATCCGATATTCGGTGAATTTAATGACTTCGGCTTCCCGGTTTTCTACGGCCTGCTCCTGATGAACACGAATGCCCATGTCCTGATAGAACACATGCCTTCCCTCCTGATCAACTATACCGACAGCGCCTATTCCGGTCTCCTGGCATTTTACCAAGTTCCGAAATACAATTACCTCAACTATGAGTTCTACAATACTTCCAATGTCTCCATGTGGCAGAATTACCACATCTCAGGCTGGTTCACTTACGAACAGTCAGGATTTCCTGTCGCTAACATCGTTGTGTGGAACTCAACCTCTGTTCTCGTTGGATCAAACGCAATGAGTGTTATGGATAGCGGTCTTCTTGTATATGGAAGCCCGAATGTGACCATCTGGGGCAACTACATCCTTGAATCATCAGAGGTCTTTGTAAACAGTACTTTCTATGCTCACACGAATATCTGGGGTGCACCTCTTGGTATTGCAGAGTATAGTTCCGGTGACGTGATCTACAACAACTTCTTTGCTGTTCAGTTCAACGCATATAGCCCGAACTCAAGCATATACAACGGTCTGCCTGCAGTTTACATGAACGCCTGGAACATAACTAAACAGTCCGCATCAGTTGTGCACATGTTCAACGGATTCGCCCTATCCGGGAGCATCATCGGGACAAGCTACCAGGGTGGTAACTTCTGGTGGAACTTCAATGGAACTGCTCCCTACAACAACTACGGCCTGATATACTACGGCGGCGATTACGCACCGCTGTTTTATTAG
- a CDS encoding glycoside hydrolase family 15 protein, with protein MSFQVTRKYNDLKVDGYLKIANHGFIASNRTGALVGIEGTIDWACLPNFNSPPIFDQILDKNKGGYFTIRPQGYEDLEFIQYYKELTNILITEFTSNGKTVMKITDFIPTSEYSTIKFPEIHRLVETRSADVKVHLEFRPTINFGRTAVTIEERKNGFIYSSDGTNVGMVSELPLRQEGNLIVGDKLVPRHTSLWSIVLEGITHLDKVEDYKSLQRLEETTEYWLRWSSMGTYNGLYGNDVNRSALILKGLFFEPTGLMVAAPTTSLPEVLGGERNWDYRYSWIRDTAYVIEALAKIGYKREATRFLYDIMDTIERERRIRTIYPITPDSNVDEIELDYDGYAGSRPVRIGNKASEQLQIDQYASIINAIDALSKVGGIISSSLWNFVGDTLDTLSELWTFPDSSIWEFRSEPRHYVYSKVLAWSAFQNAIDMGKRENLSGPYRKWTAIAEEIKVDVLKNGFNKDVNSFVQYYGASETDAALLRIPLVNFLPITDRRIQGTIGKIENDLRITDHLFKRYKNDDGLKGNDNAFLLLSFWYVEVLVKMGKINEARDVFDSLMDRANHLGLFSEEIDITTGEQLGNFPQAMTHLGVIRSAVILNAAFRNSKKVNGKIQLRAPIE; from the coding sequence ATGTCTTTCCAAGTCACACGTAAATACAATGATCTGAAAGTGGATGGTTATCTTAAAATTGCGAACCATGGTTTTATAGCAAGCAACCGAACCGGTGCATTAGTCGGTATCGAGGGGACTATAGACTGGGCATGCCTACCGAATTTCAATTCACCCCCGATATTCGACCAGATCCTGGATAAGAATAAGGGCGGATATTTTACTATACGGCCACAGGGATATGAAGATTTGGAGTTTATCCAGTATTACAAGGAGTTAACGAATATACTTATTACCGAATTTACTTCAAACGGGAAAACCGTTATGAAGATCACGGATTTTATACCCACTTCCGAATATTCTACTATAAAGTTTCCCGAAATACACAGGCTTGTTGAAACAAGGTCTGCGGATGTCAAAGTGCATCTTGAATTCAGGCCAACAATTAATTTTGGAAGAACTGCAGTTACCATAGAAGAGCGCAAGAATGGATTCATTTATAGCTCGGATGGTACAAATGTCGGTATGGTCAGTGAATTGCCACTGAGGCAGGAAGGCAATCTCATAGTAGGGGACAAGCTTGTTCCAAGACACACATCATTATGGTCCATAGTACTTGAAGGGATTACACATCTTGACAAGGTTGAGGATTATAAATCTCTCCAGCGGCTTGAAGAAACAACAGAATACTGGCTTAGATGGAGCAGCATGGGCACCTATAACGGCCTGTATGGTAACGATGTAAACAGATCTGCCCTCATATTGAAAGGACTGTTTTTTGAGCCTACAGGGCTCATGGTCGCAGCTCCAACCACAAGCCTTCCGGAGGTTCTCGGTGGTGAGCGGAATTGGGATTACAGGTATTCATGGATTCGCGATACTGCTTATGTTATCGAAGCTCTGGCCAAGATAGGCTACAAGAGAGAGGCCACACGATTCCTTTACGATATAATGGACACCATTGAGAGGGAAAGGAGAATAAGGACGATATATCCTATTACACCCGACAGCAACGTCGATGAGATAGAGCTTGATTATGATGGGTATGCGGGCTCGAGGCCTGTAAGGATCGGGAACAAGGCATCAGAACAGCTGCAGATCGACCAATATGCTTCCATAATAAACGCAATAGATGCACTCAGCAAGGTGGGAGGCATAATTTCGTCATCTCTCTGGAATTTTGTAGGCGATACCCTGGACACGCTTTCAGAGCTGTGGACATTTCCAGACTCAAGCATATGGGAATTCCGTAGCGAGCCGAGACATTACGTTTATTCCAAGGTCCTTGCGTGGTCTGCTTTCCAGAATGCTATTGATATGGGTAAGAGAGAGAACTTATCGGGCCCTTACAGAAAATGGACGGCTATAGCTGAAGAAATCAAAGTCGATGTATTAAAGAACGGCTTTAACAAAGACGTTAACTCTTTTGTTCAGTATTATGGGGCTTCCGAAACAGATGCAGCCCTCCTGCGTATACCTCTTGTAAATTTCCTTCCCATTACAGATAGGCGTATCCAGGGAACTATAGGAAAAATAGAGAATGATCTGAGGATTACCGATCATCTGTTCAAGCGATACAAGAACGATGATGGTCTCAAAGGGAACGACAACGCTTTCCTTCTTCTATCTTTCTGGTACGTCGAAGTTTTGGTAAAGATGGGGAAGATCAATGAGGCGCGTGACGTTTTCGATTCTCTTATGGATCGCGCGAACCATCTTGGGCTTTTTTCGGAGGAGATCGATATAACAACAGGTGAACAGCTCGGTAATTTCCCGCAGGCCATGACGCACCTTGGTGTGATAAGATCTGCGGTCATACTGAATGCAGCCTTCAGAAACTCAAAGAAGGTCAACGGAAAGATACAGCTGAGAGCGCCAATAGAGTGA
- the argS gene encoding arginine--tRNA ligase, producing MLIFEDYLQKISDELKNQFPDYRESDIGIDHTGHSDVTFRTFRITKESKMNPDIIRSKINNAFLNVPYIENIEFNGGYVNFMIKPSAMMSAVAEQILHGGRFPDTFQDPERVSIEHTSANPTGPIHIGRTRNSIIGDSLFRLLSRYGYRVTTQYFVNDSGRQVASLYLGYTKYDRSPNPTVNSLWKAYQEISKEIEVDPSAEKEVNDIMRRYENGDPELLSGIKNVSKVIIDGVMASLNKIDIKIDDFTWESDLVQNKDIEQVLDLLGDHVESEGSAKFITLDGKKVFLTRDDGTSLYFSRDIAYHLYKFQYYDWCITVLGENHKDYSKHILEVFKNILGYEQRIDFVFYSYVSLESGKMATRKGVGALLDDLIERARDEAYKIVKEKRPELSEEHLREIAEAVAVSAIRFHIVKLNANKQIVFRWSEALDFEGDTAPFIMYSYARSTSIIKKAQDVEGDISEYYDEIERGLIKKMYFYANVLKDAVANLKPETIANYLLDLTRSFNDFYTNCPVINSEKEVRSRRMLLIRSYREIVKDASEIVGIRVLDEM from the coding sequence ATGCTGATATTTGAGGACTATCTGCAAAAGATTTCGGATGAGCTTAAAAACCAGTTTCCAGATTATAGGGAGAGCGATATCGGAATAGACCATACAGGACATTCAGATGTAACATTCAGGACTTTCAGGATCACCAAAGAATCAAAGATGAATCCGGATATAATTAGATCGAAAATTAACAATGCTTTTTTGAATGTACCTTACATAGAAAACATAGAATTTAATGGCGGATACGTAAATTTTATGATAAAACCATCGGCAATGATGTCTGCAGTCGCGGAACAGATTCTGCATGGAGGCAGATTCCCAGATACATTCCAGGACCCGGAGAGAGTTAGCATCGAGCATACGAGTGCGAATCCAACGGGGCCGATACACATCGGACGAACCAGGAATTCTATAATTGGGGATTCCCTTTTTCGCTTGTTGTCCCGGTACGGTTACAGAGTGACTACACAGTATTTCGTTAATGATTCCGGAAGGCAGGTTGCATCATTATATCTTGGTTATACCAAATATGATAGATCTCCGAACCCTACCGTCAATTCCCTCTGGAAGGCGTACCAAGAAATCAGCAAAGAAATCGAGGTGGATCCTTCTGCCGAGAAAGAAGTTAACGACATAATGAGAAGATATGAAAACGGAGACCCGGAGTTGCTTTCAGGTATCAAGAATGTCAGCAAAGTGATCATAGACGGAGTAATGGCCTCCCTGAATAAAATCGATATTAAAATTGATGACTTCACTTGGGAATCCGATCTTGTACAGAATAAGGACATAGAGCAGGTTCTGGATCTTCTTGGAGATCACGTCGAGAGTGAAGGCTCAGCAAAATTCATAACTCTAGACGGGAAGAAGGTTTTTCTGACCAGAGATGACGGTACCTCTTTGTACTTTTCAAGAGACATTGCCTATCACCTGTACAAATTCCAGTATTATGACTGGTGCATCACCGTATTAGGCGAGAACCACAAAGATTATTCAAAACATATACTCGAGGTATTCAAGAATATCCTTGGATATGAGCAAAGAATTGACTTTGTTTTCTATTCTTATGTTTCCCTTGAGAGCGGAAAGATGGCCACAAGGAAAGGTGTGGGTGCACTGCTTGATGACCTAATTGAAAGAGCCAGGGATGAGGCTTACAAGATTGTGAAGGAGAAACGCCCAGAGCTTTCAGAGGAGCACTTAAGGGAGATAGCTGAGGCTGTGGCTGTTTCTGCTATAAGGTTTCACATTGTTAAATTGAACGCCAATAAACAGATAGTATTCAGGTGGTCTGAGGCACTAGATTTTGAAGGCGACACTGCTCCATTCATAATGTATTCCTACGCGAGGTCGACTAGCATAATTAAGAAGGCTCAGGATGTGGAGGGTGACATTTCTGAATACTATGATGAAATTGAGAGAGGACTCATAAAGAAGATGTACTTCTACGCCAATGTTCTGAAGGATGCTGTAGCCAACCTAAAACCCGAGACTATTGCCAATTACCTTCTCGACCTAACTAGGAGCTTCAACGATTTTTACACAAACTGCCCCGTGATTAATTCGGAAAAGGAGGTAAGGAGCAGGAGGATGCTTCTCATAAGGTCTTACAGGGAAATTGTGAAAGACGCGTCAGAGATTGTCGGTATTAGAGTTCTGGATGAGATGTAA